Part of the Phacochoerus africanus isolate WHEZ1 chromosome 8, ROS_Pafr_v1, whole genome shotgun sequence genome is shown below.
TCTGCAGAGGACCACTGCTGCCATCAAGGGCTAGTCCCGGGTTCTCTCCTCCTGCATTAGATTCCTCTGGAAGGTTGGGGGAGTGTGAGCCATTTCTGACTCTGGGCTCATCCTTTTTCTCGTTATCTCTCCAGAAACACTACTTCCCCATCAACTACAGGGTCAGCGTGCCTTACGAGGGGGTGCTCCGAACGGCCAACGTCACCAGGCTGGTGAGAATCCTCCTCTGGATTGGGAAGGCTCCCAGCTCCTGGGACATCCCTTGGGGTGTCCTGAGAGGCACATTGGTCTAGGCAGGTCCAGTTACCAGGGGTCTTTCCTGGCCCCTCAAGCAAGCCCCTCCTTGGCTCAGGCCCCAGGTTGTCCCCCCATCCTACCCCACCCCTGTCCACAGTGAATACCTGTGGTCTGCCGCCTGGGCATGGTAAATccggggggagggcagaggcctgTGTCTGGGGTTAAAATAATTTCTCCTGTCCCCGCAGCAGAGGGCCCGGGTGACCCAGCGGGAGCTGCAGTATCTGTGGGTCTGGGTGAGTCTCAGCGCTACTGAATCAGTGCAGGAGGTGCTGCTCGAGGGCCATCCCTCCTGGAAGTACCTGGAGGAGGTACATACGCTACTGCTGGACGTCCGGCAAGGCCTCGCGGTGAGCAGTGTGGAGGTTcaggcaggcagggcaggtgtgtgtgtatgtggccCATGGCTATGGCGGGAGGATAtaaatgcatggagttcccgcATGTCCTGGAGGATGTGGGAGAAATGGGTGGGCAGGGTGGTGGGCTGGGCCTAGGGGGCAAGAGATGTTCCTGAGACCCTGTTCTTAGGCTCTGTGAtccctgggcaagtcactgatccctttctctttgtttctgcatctaagaaatgaggagaggaaggagggttGAACAGGTGGAGCACGGGGGTTTTGGGGCCATGCAACTCTTCTGTGTGATGCCGTCGTGGTGGGTGCTATCTGCATCTGTCAAAGCCCATAGGATGTACAGcacaaagagtgaaccctaatgaaAACAGATTTTACCTAACAGTAATAGAGGTTCCTGACTGCTGCCTGTTCAGCGAAGATCTGAGGCCTGGGGGATAAGTTTTCCAAAAAGCCTAAAGAGTAAGGTGATAGAGTCAGAGTGTGTATGTGCAGGCCATGTGTATGCTGTGGACCCTTCCCCACACCCTCCTTTGCCCtgttcccccaccccaaactcctTTAGGACCCTGGTACACACCTGCTCCAGGGCTCCCACCTGCTGCCCATCAAGAACAGCTGACAAGAAGCCAACTGTGAGCTTCTGATGGGCTTAAGGGCCAGCAACTGCTTTTGCAGCTGCCTAGAATTTTGGATAGGCTCTCTAttctggcagaggctgggggaccagccatttccctgatggctctcTTGTCCTCGTGGGTGGGTGGGTTGGAACCGATTTGGGGAACAGGCTGTGTTCCATCCTCAGTTTTCCTCAGGAGTGTCTCTGGCTCTGAGAGCTCTGGGAAGCGGGTTTGAAGACTAGGAAGGAGACTGTAGGTGGGCTGAGGCTCTGCCCACCTGGACTATTCAGATTGAACCAGCGTTTAACCTCTTCTTTTTCACAATGTTAGTGGTCAATGGCCTGCTCCAAATATGCCCAGCAATGGAGCAGCGGGTCCTTCCTTGTTAGGGAGTGGGCCATGGGCATGGGTCCCCTTGCCCTCCTGCCGTCTTCAGTTCTTTCTCTAAGCCTTTGCGTattagttttttagggctgccatcACAAATTACTACCaactggtggcttaaaacaaaggaaattattccatcacagttctggagaccagaagtctgaaatcaaggtgttggctggcCAAGCTCCCTCCAAAGGCTGTAGGGGGGGgaatccttcctgcctcttccagcttctggtggttgatGGTGTTCTTGGCTTGTGGTAGCATCACTCCAACCTCTCTGCCCCATGACCACCTTTCTCTTACAATGGCATCAGTCATTAGATTTAGGGCTCACCCTAAATCCAGAATGATCTCACTGGAAATTGCTAACTTAAGTatgtctgcaaagaccctatttccaaatacagttacATTTACTGCTACCAGGGATTAGGACTTGGACACAGCTTTTTTagggggaggcagggcagagggacacagttcagcccagcACGCCTCACTTTTTGGAAGGTCCTTCCCCAGTTTTGGTCTCACATTTCCTCCTGCTCAATGTCTGGCCCTGCTTAGTCCCTCCCACCATGTCTGGTGCTCCCCACACCGTGTTCCTTTTATTGGGCATTGTGGGAGGAGCCTCTGAGCTTGGAGCCAGAGACCCTCCCACCAGGTCAGTCACTTTGTGCCTCATGATACAGCTGACCCTGCTAAGGGTGCTTCTCTCTGGAGTCACTGGGGGTCTTTGCTTCCTGAAGGACAGTGCCTCTGGGACAGAAACTCCTTATGTTGGGCTGGCCAGGCCTGGAATGGAGCAGTAAGGATGCCTCCTTCTCCCTATCTGGCCTGCACCCAGGATGGAAAAAGAGAAGCCTCTGTGAATTCTACATGGGTGAGGGGCGTCAAAGGGGCCCCTCCCAGGAAACATGGCACCTGCAGTAAGAGGGGGAGAAATTGATTGCTCCCAGGCATCCTGGTCACAGGAAGTCTTGTCTTCCTTCCAAGGGGACATCCCCCGCAGCCCTCCTGGGATCGCTTCGCAGCCGGGGCGCGGCACTTGTGTCCTAAAGGTTTCTTCCCTTCCAGGGTGTAGAGATCAGCCCCCAGGTGGAAGCCGTGTTGTCCCTCCTGAGTGCCCCTGGGAGCCTGAAGCTGGTGCGGCCCAAAGCGCTGCTGGACAACTGCTTCCGGGTCATGGAGCAGCTGTACTGCTCTTGCTGTAAGAGGCCCTGGGTGGCTGGGTCTGGGGGCAAGACACCAGGCATCTGAGCCCAGGTCATTGAGCAGGGCTGGGACCCTCCTCTGTATTTCCTCTGCTCCCAGGGCTACGGGCCATTTCTGGAAGCTGAGATGGGCCCTGAGTACTGGGACAAGAACGACGTGGCTTGGTctggggatggaggtgggtgTTGACACTCCCGagtcttatttgtgtgtgtgtatgtgtatgtccCCTGCAGGTAAACACAGCTCCATCCTAAATTGGCAGGACTGTGAGGTGCCAAGCCCTCAGCCTCACAGCCCAGAGCCTTCGTCACAGTGTGTGGCCGCCCAGCTGTACCCTCTGCCCCagcagccccccacctccctgccccgcTCCCCAGGACCCACGGCTGGATCCCTGGATCCCTGAAGCTGCTGAGGGCCCAGGGCAAAGGTGTCCTGTGCCAAGTGGCCTGTATGGTGACTAGAGTGGGGCAGCTGGAGGAGCTCCTGCAAAGATTGACTGGGCCTGAGCCTGCTGGGTGGTGGGGGAGAGCCCCCCTTGGGAGAGGAGACCTTGGAGGGTGTTTCTCTTTTGAGGGGGATTCGGGGCCTGAGAGGGACTCAGCTTCTCACCTTCTGTACTTCCCATGGTCTCACCTGGAGCACTGGAGGCTGGGGGCACCTGAAAGTGAATGAAGACAGAGCCTACAGCCCCTCCTGGCACTGCCTGGGCTGCCCCCCTCCCTGAAGGCAGTGCTGACCGTCTCCCAGGCCTGAAGAGGCAAGAGCTGTACCAGGTGGGCATGGGGGGAACACGAATGCACAAGGCCGGGGAGAAGGCCACAAggccagggagaggggagagccGAACGCCACATCTTGCcacagttctttttattttttctattaaacacctgctttgttttggtttgttgtggtttggtttgctttgctTCTGTGAGGGTGACCTGGAGAAGGCTGCTCTCCCCTCCGGCCGCCAAGAacagggggcaggaggggagtgGGCTGGCCAGTCCTGGGCCTGGGTCTGAGGATTCAGACTTGGCAAGGTCGGAGCCTTAGCCAGGGACCTGGACTGGTAGGTAATTGAAGGATTGAGTTCCTTtgagccctgccccagcccatGACACCTAGGGCAGCctgagggggcggggggctgtTGGGCTGATTCCCAACAGTGCCTCCTGGCCACCCgacttctctccctccctctggcagCCTCAAGACCAGGGACAGAGCTGAGGCATTCAAAGGCATGGGCCCTGGCGTAAGACCTGGCCACTCGTGCCCCCTCAACACGGAGCCCTGCAAGGAGcctgtgcccctgcccccaggccggGCTCTTGGATGGGCAGGGGCCGCGGGTGAGCAGTAGCGGAAGAAGCCAGGCGAGGCAAGGGTGTTAATTACAGTACAACTTTATTAATACTGGAATCTTCACAgtgcatttgttacttgtagcaGTGACTATTTAAATCAAGGGGAGAGTGAGTtgtggtggggaggtggggagaagaggaTAATTtacccaaaaaaaaaggatggaaagaaaggaaacaaaatggttcagatgggaggggtgggggtggggcgagtGGTGGAGGGAAGAAAATGTGAGTAGGAACCCGGAGGGGAAGCCTGTGGtggggaaataaattaaaaaaaaaggaacaagttaACAACAGCACCAGAAAGTTACTTCAGTCAAAAGACgcttttgaaaagaatgtttttctgtacaaaaagaaaaatgaaacaaacataaaGAAGTCCCCCAAACCAAAGTTTGTGATGCGGGATggttggctcagatcccaaaggGGTGGGCCTACAAGGTGGTCACTAAATGGACGAGAGGTGCTCGGGGGATGGAGGAGTTATGTACAGCCCCGGGGTGGCCTGGAGGGGAAGGGGACCACTGGACTATGGGTGTGGGGGGCAGCTGTGCCACACCCACCCCCTCTCTGGGTCTCGGAAGCCACCCTCTTCCCCAGGGGGCAAGCTTTTCCTCCTGGGGACTCAGCTACACCCCCACCCACCGCACGGCCCCTTACCCTGCTCATAAGACCTGCATCTTACCTCAGCCCACCTGGGCAAGCCCTGGGGGGAGGGCAGTGCAAGCCCCGCCCCCAAGGCTTCAAAAGCGGCCCCGCTCTCCCCGCCCGAAGGCCCGCCCTCTCCCGGACCCTCCTCCAGGTGTGCTGCGTTCCGCAAGGCTCCTTTCTCAGACCTAGCGACTTACAGGTACCGTTCTCCGCCCGCCTTTGGGGGCCCCGTGGGGCTCTATCCACTCAGGGGTATTCTTGGGTCCCCAGAGCCGCCTTGCCGCCCCGCCTGGCCCCCAGTTCCCGGCACAAGGGCTGCCAGGAACCCCAGCCCCGTCCAGACCAGGAAAAGCCAGCTCTCCTGACCCCGGGAGGCCCCTGCCCCATGACCCTGCTGCCCTttagtggggggcgggggggggtagGCAACACAAGAAGCCCTCCACTCGCCCTTGGCACACATACTTTTACCTGCTTAGAGGTGGCGTGACACGGTTTGGGGGCAGAAGGgtgcatccccctcccccccacagaACAGGGATGCCGGGGGGCCACCCTGGGATGGCATCTCCTCTGACAACAGAGAGTCAAAGCCAATCTCCCCTGGCTCTTCCCTCACCCCCGACCCTGGTCGGCAGCAGACCAGCAGAAGGCCCAGCCCTTTCCAAACTGGTTTTGGCTTTGCTCCAGCCGCAGGAGGAGACAGTGGCCCTCTGAGAGCCATTTtggccctccccctcctgccatGGGCCCTCCAGGCCACGGTGGGGCGCCCTGTCCCTCAGGCACTCTTGGACACACCCTGTCCCCACTACCCTGTCCCCACACGTAGTCCTTGTCCAGTCAGCtccattttattacatattcacaAAAGAACCCTCCCCCCAACTCTAACTCCAGCCCCAAGCCCCCAAAGGTGGCCGAAACCATGACCAAAGTGCTACTGGAATTAAAGTCTCCATGTGC
Proteins encoded:
- the IL34 gene encoding interleukin-34 isoform X1, translating into MPRGLAWLRYLGILLGMALGNKGLEVWPVTSSEECAITGFLRDKLQYRNRLQYMKHYFPINYRVSVPYEGVLRTANVTRLQRARVTQRELQYLWVWVSLSATESVQEVLLEGHPSWKYLEEVHTLLLDVRQGLAGVEISPQVEAVLSLLSAPGSLKLVRPKALLDNCFRVMEQLYCSCCKHSSILNWQDCEVPSPQPHSPEPSSQCVAAQLYPLPQQPPTSLPRSPGPTAGSLDP
- the IL34 gene encoding interleukin-34 isoform X2, with protein sequence MPRGLAWLRYLGILLGMALGNKGLEVWPVTSSEECAITGFLRDKLQYRNRLQYMKHYFPINYRVSVPYEGVLRTANVTRLRARVTQRELQYLWVWVSLSATESVQEVLLEGHPSWKYLEEVHTLLLDVRQGLAGVEISPQVEAVLSLLSAPGSLKLVRPKALLDNCFRVMEQLYCSCCKHSSILNWQDCEVPSPQPHSPEPSSQCVAAQLYPLPQQPPTSLPRSPGPTAGSLDP